In the Maribacter sp. MJ134 genome, one interval contains:
- a CDS encoding DUF368 domain-containing protein produces the protein MGERKFIHYLYITLKGMAMGIAELVPGVSGGTIAFVTGIYEEFISSINNVNIAAFKTLKNDGFKMFWNQLNGNFLLALFVGMMLSILSLSKVISWLIENHPIPVWAFFFGLVLASVIFVAKAIEKWNFLSIALFIIGTITAYYITTLPPSANTDSLPFLFFSGALAICAMVLPGISGSFILVLLGSYKTVLDAVNNQDFKIVIVVALGAVFGILSFARVLKWMFAHYKNATLAILTGFILGSLNKIWPWKKVLEVIKIGKKEIIIDENISPFAFESDNQLTFAIITAIIGFSLIFILEKVASKE, from the coding sequence ATGGGGGAAAGAAAATTTATCCATTACCTATACATCACCTTAAAAGGAATGGCAATGGGCATTGCCGAGTTAGTGCCAGGCGTTTCTGGCGGTACCATAGCCTTTGTAACCGGCATTTACGAGGAGTTCATATCCTCAATTAACAATGTAAATATTGCTGCGTTCAAAACCTTGAAAAATGATGGTTTTAAGATGTTTTGGAACCAATTGAACGGCAACTTTCTATTAGCGCTGTTCGTGGGTATGATGTTGAGCATACTATCATTATCCAAAGTTATTTCCTGGCTTATAGAAAACCACCCCATACCGGTCTGGGCATTCTTTTTTGGGCTGGTTTTAGCGAGCGTCATTTTCGTAGCAAAGGCTATTGAAAAATGGAATTTCTTGTCCATAGCTCTGTTCATCATAGGTACCATCACCGCATACTATATTACCACCCTACCGCCCTCCGCGAACACGGACAGCCTACCATTCCTATTCTTTTCCGGAGCTTTGGCCATTTGCGCCATGGTACTGCCCGGAATTTCGGGTTCTTTCATATTGGTACTTCTGGGTTCCTATAAAACCGTCCTAGATGCGGTTAATAATCAGGATTTTAAAATAGTTATCGTCGTAGCATTGGGAGCGGTCTTTGGAATTTTGAGTTTCGCTAGGGTCCTGAAATGGATGTTCGCCCACTACAAGAATGCAACACTTGCTATTCTCACCGGTTTTATTCTAGGTTCCTTGAATAAAATTTGGCCTTGGAAAAAAGTTTTGGAGGTGATTAAAATAGGAAAGAAAGAAATTATCATTGATGAAAATATTTCTCCGTTTGCTTTTGAAAGCGATAATCAATTAACCTTTGCTATAATTACTGCTATCATAGGTTTTTCTCTTATTTTTATACTTGAAAAAGTAGCTTCTAAAGAATAA
- a CDS encoding shikimate dehydrogenase family protein encodes MEKTEKEPFKFGLVGKAISYSFSRGYFEEKFKNLDLPHHSYENFDLDTIEEFSALYANTQYLKGLNVTIPYKEAVIPYLDALDDSAKEIGAVNTIKITKKGLKGYNTDAYGFQMSLEPFLKNHHNNALILGTGGASKAIAYVLKKLHINFKFVSRTGKNSGLSYEDLNPKIINENALIINCSPVGTYPDIKAKPAIPYSGISEKHLLYDLIYNPEQTAFLTEGKKQGAQICNGFRMLELQAEKAWEIWNERSQQ; translated from the coding sequence ATGGAAAAAACAGAAAAAGAACCGTTTAAATTTGGGTTGGTAGGTAAAGCTATTTCCTACTCCTTTTCAAGAGGATATTTCGAAGAAAAATTTAAAAACTTGGACTTACCTCATCATAGTTATGAAAACTTTGATTTGGATACGATTGAAGAGTTCTCCGCACTATATGCTAATACACAATACTTAAAAGGACTAAATGTGACCATTCCGTACAAGGAAGCAGTTATTCCGTATTTAGACGCTCTAGACGATTCTGCAAAGGAAATAGGTGCTGTAAATACTATTAAAATCACCAAAAAAGGGTTAAAGGGCTATAATACTGATGCTTACGGTTTTCAAATGTCGCTGGAACCCTTCTTAAAAAATCATCATAACAATGCTCTGATATTAGGTACGGGAGGTGCATCAAAGGCGATTGCCTACGTACTTAAAAAATTACATATCAACTTCAAATTTGTTTCTAGAACCGGAAAAAATAGTGGTTTAAGTTATGAGGATTTAAACCCAAAAATCATTAATGAAAACGCTTTGATCATTAATTGCTCACCCGTTGGAACATACCCTGATATTAAAGCAAAACCAGCAATTCCGTACTCTGGCATCTCCGAAAAGCATCTACTATATGATCTTATCTATAACCCAGAGCAAACAGCGTTCCTTACCGAGGGGAAAAAGCAAGGGGCACAAATTTGCAACGGGTTTCGCATGCTAGAGCTGCAAGCAGAGAAAGCTTGGGAAATTTGGAACGAACGCTCCCAACAGTAG
- a CDS encoding DUF368 domain-containing protein — MHEHRSLTDKIFLVVKGLCMGAANKVPGVSGGIVAFVGGFYEEFIYSLQKINIKAFKLLFNGRFKSFYRYCNGPFLSLLLFGMLVSYFSVSKVLDYFLEQKELYVWSAFFGMILGSIYYIGKDFSHWKKKTLFAAVIGLAIGIAISFLSPAKENDNLLFIFFCGMISVSGMALPGLSGSFILILLGNYVLLLVDSVNALYDTFSEILLGDFSFTDNTERMHTLKILVVFTLGSATGLVSLSHILSYVLKHFKHVTTAVILGFITGSLGVVWPWKKAIFKTTESGDLVLDTNGKEIITNYERFWPTITSTETWWALFFVILGISILLLLDWYGKNRKRTV; from the coding sequence ATGCATGAACATCGTTCCCTTACCGATAAGATTTTCTTAGTTGTCAAAGGATTATGTATGGGGGCTGCCAATAAAGTACCTGGAGTTTCCGGCGGTATTGTCGCTTTTGTGGGTGGTTTCTACGAAGAGTTTATCTATTCCCTTCAAAAAATTAACATCAAAGCTTTTAAATTACTATTCAACGGAAGGTTCAAAAGCTTTTACAGGTATTGCAACGGTCCTTTTTTAAGCCTGCTGCTATTTGGTATGTTGGTAAGCTATTTCAGTGTCTCTAAGGTGCTAGACTATTTTTTGGAGCAAAAGGAGCTTTATGTTTGGTCTGCTTTCTTTGGAATGATTTTAGGCTCCATTTATTATATAGGAAAGGATTTCTCGCATTGGAAAAAGAAAACCTTATTTGCGGCTGTCATTGGACTGGCCATTGGTATCGCCATCAGCTTTTTGAGTCCAGCGAAAGAAAATGATAATTTATTATTTATCTTTTTTTGCGGAATGATAAGTGTTTCAGGCATGGCACTGCCTGGCCTTTCTGGTTCATTTATATTAATTCTACTTGGCAATTATGTGCTGCTCTTAGTAGATTCCGTAAACGCGCTTTACGATACTTTTTCAGAAATACTACTAGGAGATTTCAGTTTTACCGATAATACGGAACGTATGCATACACTAAAAATCCTAGTGGTCTTTACCCTAGGTTCCGCTACCGGTCTTGTTAGCCTTTCGCATATACTAAGCTATGTTTTAAAGCATTTTAAGCATGTTACCACCGCCGTAATTCTAGGATTCATAACTGGATCTCTCGGCGTGGTTTGGCCATGGAAAAAAGCTATATTCAAAACAACCGAAAGCGGTGATTTGGTGTTAGACACGAATGGAAAGGAGATAATTACAAATTATGAACGTTTTTGGCCTACTATTACGAGTACGGAAACGTGGTGGGCACTATTCTTCGTTATCTTAGGGATCAGTATTTTATTACTTCTAGATTGGTATGGAAAAAACAGAAAAAGAACCGTTTAA